The Candidatus Accumulibacter similis genome has a segment encoding these proteins:
- a CDS encoding HPr-rel-A system PqqD family peptide chaperone codes for MQPLFRRLGEGAVAFDQRNWQTHILTPAAAVIFEALSEIGDGEQPLPLNRALPFLRDELEVDTDTPEIRQVLRSLQEMGMLGG; via the coding sequence ATGCAGCCACTGTTTCGCCGGCTCGGCGAAGGTGCAGTCGCTTTCGACCAGAGGAACTGGCAGACGCACATTCTCACCCCGGCTGCCGCGGTCATCTTCGAGGCGCTGAGCGAGATCGGCGACGGCGAACAGCCGCTGCCCCTGAACCGGGCCCTGCCCTTTCTGCGCGACGAACTCGAAGTCGACACCGACACCCCGGAAATCCGCCAGGTGTTGCGTTCTCTGCAGGAGATGGGCATGCTTGGCGGATGA
- a CDS encoding HprK-related kinase A: MTAEPLRLRNLSPVILRQRLASASLALDYGAAVVRVGSDLGGFVTDLQRVYGAFALVDAAFADFHTQVRRGRGVRAYLRPQSRFLIDGVQPFDPFPQEQALAHFEWGVNWCFAQRFNQHVLLHAGALALADRGIIMAAPPGSGKSTLTAAMMLRGFRLLSDEFGVLCPRSGQLWPMLKPLALKNRSIDIIRDYAEEVILGPVYRGTRKGDVAHLAPGEGSVDARRLPARPQLVIFPSFREGATLSLRRLPAEQAFANLAFNSFNYELLGATSFNAVADVIENCPAFALEYSRLDDAIEAVRSLLADSTAARNGA, encoded by the coding sequence ATGACTGCCGAGCCGCTCCGCCTGCGCAACCTATCTCCCGTCATCCTCCGCCAGCGTCTTGCCAGTGCTTCGCTCGCGCTCGACTATGGCGCAGCGGTGGTGCGCGTCGGATCCGACCTCGGTGGCTTCGTCACCGACCTGCAGCGCGTCTATGGCGCCTTTGCGCTGGTCGACGCCGCCTTCGCCGACTTCCATACCCAGGTCCGCCGCGGCAGGGGAGTACGCGCCTACCTGCGTCCGCAGTCCCGTTTCCTGATCGACGGTGTCCAGCCCTTCGATCCCTTTCCCCAGGAGCAGGCGCTGGCACACTTCGAGTGGGGGGTCAACTGGTGCTTTGCGCAGCGCTTCAACCAGCACGTCCTGCTGCATGCCGGCGCCCTCGCGCTTGCCGACCGCGGCATCATCATGGCGGCACCGCCCGGCTCCGGCAAGAGCACGCTGACGGCGGCGATGATGCTGCGCGGATTCCGCCTGCTGTCCGACGAATTCGGCGTCCTCTGTCCGCGCAGCGGCCAGTTGTGGCCGATGCTCAAGCCGCTGGCGCTGAAGAACCGCTCGATCGACATCATCCGCGACTATGCCGAAGAAGTCATCCTCGGCCCGGTCTACCGGGGCACCCGCAAGGGTGACGTGGCGCACCTCGCTCCCGGCGAGGGAAGTGTCGACGCCCGCCGGCTGCCAGCACGCCCGCAACTGGTCATCTTTCCCAGCTTTCGCGAAGGGGCGACCTTGAGCCTCCGCCGGCTGCCGGCTGAGCAGGCGTTCGCCAACCTCGCCTTCAACAGCTTCAATTACGAGTTGCTCGGCGCCACCTCATTCAACGCCGTGGCCGACGTCATCGAGAACTGCCCGGCTTTCGCGCTCGAGTACAGCCGCCTGGATGACGCGATCGAAGCGGTCCGATCGTTGCTTGCCGACTCGACCGCAGCGAGGAACGGCGCATGA
- a CDS encoding nucleotidyltransferase family protein — translation MSDHRAAANPFHLLQLLREPGRVRDLQLSDWDALIRLARRARLLGVLAHRIQSRAEHLAVVPDCVRGHLDSAIVYSAYRVHLLRMELAALDRVLPADVRVAVLKGGAYILQDLATARGRLPNDVDLLVGRDDLRRSEAALLAAGWEAQAVDDYADRYYREWSHELPPLRFPEHPMEVDLHHTISPVTGRLRPDRALLFAGLQEVAGQRFLVLHPLDQILHAVIHLFQDSELVDNLRDLVDIDSLLRTHLQSTEDWLALAARAGRHGVERPLWYALRYCHRWLATPVPDGLPLRPPPIAMMRLMDWLYPRCTLPRLPDRPPTIGRRVAVRLGLARYQWLRMPPGLLLRHLGHKSVQAVRWRPAAQRGAD, via the coding sequence ATGAGCGATCACCGCGCCGCCGCCAATCCGTTCCACCTGCTGCAGCTCCTGCGCGAGCCCGGACGGGTGCGCGACCTGCAGTTGAGCGACTGGGATGCCTTGATCCGTCTGGCGCGCCGGGCAAGACTGCTGGGGGTGCTCGCCCACCGCATCCAGTCACGCGCCGAGCATCTGGCTGTCGTTCCGGACTGCGTCCGCGGCCATCTCGATTCGGCGATCGTGTATTCAGCGTACCGCGTCCACCTGCTGCGCATGGAGCTGGCCGCGCTGGACCGCGTGCTGCCAGCCGACGTACGCGTCGCCGTCCTCAAGGGCGGCGCCTATATCCTACAGGACCTCGCGACGGCGCGTGGTCGTCTGCCGAACGACGTTGACCTGCTGGTCGGCCGCGACGACCTGCGACGCAGCGAAGCGGCCCTGCTGGCCGCAGGCTGGGAGGCGCAGGCGGTAGACGACTACGCCGACCGCTACTACCGGGAATGGAGTCATGAACTGCCGCCGCTGCGCTTTCCGGAGCACCCGATGGAAGTGGACCTCCATCACACGATCAGCCCGGTCACCGGTCGCCTGCGGCCCGACCGCGCGCTGCTCTTCGCCGGCCTGCAGGAAGTTGCCGGACAGCGCTTCCTGGTACTGCATCCGCTCGACCAGATTCTGCACGCCGTCATCCATCTCTTCCAGGATTCCGAGCTGGTCGACAACCTGCGCGACCTGGTCGACATCGACAGCCTCCTGCGGACCCACCTGCAGTCGACAGAAGACTGGCTGGCACTGGCAGCGCGTGCCGGCCGACACGGCGTCGAGCGTCCGTTGTGGTATGCCCTGCGCTACTGCCATCGCTGGCTGGCGACGCCGGTACCCGACGGACTGCCGCTGCGCCCGCCGCCGATCGCCATGATGCGGCTGATGGACTGGCTCTATCCGCGCTGCACCCTGCCCCGACTGCCAGATCGGCCGCCGACGATCGGGCGCCGGGTCGCCGTCCGCCTCGGCCTGGCCCGCTACCAGTGGCTGCGCATGCCACCCGGACTGCTGCTGCGCCATCTCGGCCACAAGAGCGTGCAGGCAGTGCGCTGGCGCCCGGCGGCGCAACGCGGGGCCGACTGA
- a CDS encoding DUF3828 domain-containing protein, producing the protein MMTNGGGDVLPCALRWRRRGVRRTLVASFLCLAPLGVGAFDTWPPQTEWRIGRGVVAPWAPAKTRPPPDRWLAGKSLRFAATRVEAPEPLACAAARYEFVLTPAPGLFQGSLPSPAGQAARALGIAQLPLLSLRVTCDGGIFDYHLLTSGRALLGLDNVVWTLTRTAAADSPEATTVELLRLHMTGDMAFNPASVARKRACLTTGLRGAIADYFKRPRPQDEVPPINGDPFSDSQEYPERFVPGRARIDGARASVPIRFGDGSRDWQVEVLLLREGSRWRVDDLRYPGGATLRGLLQAQSG; encoded by the coding sequence ATGATGACGAACGGCGGAGGCGATGTGCTGCCGTGTGCCTTGCGGTGGCGCCGGCGCGGCGTCCGGCGCACGCTCGTGGCGTCGTTCCTCTGCCTCGCGCCGCTGGGCGTCGGCGCTTTCGATACCTGGCCGCCGCAGACCGAGTGGCGCATCGGGCGCGGCGTGGTCGCGCCCTGGGCGCCGGCGAAGACCCGCCCGCCGCCGGATCGCTGGTTGGCGGGCAAGTCGCTGCGCTTCGCCGCCACCCGGGTCGAAGCGCCCGAGCCGCTGGCCTGTGCGGCGGCCCGCTACGAATTCGTCCTGACGCCGGCGCCGGGCTTGTTCCAGGGCAGTCTGCCGTCGCCCGCCGGGCAGGCTGCGCGCGCGCTCGGCATCGCGCAGCTGCCGCTGCTGAGCCTGCGGGTGACGTGCGACGGCGGAATCTTCGACTACCATCTGCTCACATCCGGCAGGGCGCTGCTCGGTCTCGACAACGTGGTGTGGACGCTGACGCGCACCGCGGCAGCGGACTCGCCCGAGGCGACGACGGTGGAACTGCTGCGTCTGCACATGACCGGCGACATGGCTTTCAATCCCGCCTCGGTCGCGCGCAAGCGCGCCTGCCTGACGACCGGCCTGCGCGGCGCCATCGCTGACTACTTCAAACGGCCACGGCCGCAGGACGAGGTGCCACCGATCAACGGCGACCCCTTCAGCGACTCGCAGGAATATCCCGAGCGCTTCGTTCCGGGACGCGCGCGCATCGACGGCGCGCGCGCAAGCGTGCCCATCCGGTTCGGCGACGGCTCGCGGGACTGGCAGGTGGAGGTGCTGCTGTTGCGCGAGGGTTCCCGCTGGCGGGTCGATGACCTGCGTTACCCGGGCGGCGCCACGCTGCGCGGGTTGCTGCAGGCGCAATCGGGCTGA
- a CDS encoding ankyrin repeat domain-containing protein, with the protein MLAQGANPDARDGDGRTPLHLANQTSAAILLRHQADTRLTDRQGNTALHVAAEDSRGTCRLLVQAGMPVNARNASGLTPLHIAVLAGRTQVAEELVALGVDVNARTVAKYSYKPSFVGWDVQGMESDVPAGATPVSPARQLHRKNRWVSGNRYAELPEYLIGKGAVQ; encoded by the coding sequence ATGCTGGCGCAGGGCGCCAACCCGGACGCGCGCGACGGCGATGGGCGAACCCCGCTTCATCTCGCCAACCAGACATCGGCAGCGATTCTCCTGCGCCACCAGGCGGACACACGTCTCACCGACCGCCAAGGCAACACCGCGCTGCATGTCGCAGCGGAAGACAGTCGGGGAACGTGCCGGCTGCTGGTACAGGCCGGCATGCCGGTGAACGCCCGCAACGCGTCCGGCCTCACTCCCCTGCATATCGCCGTACTGGCGGGCAGGACGCAGGTCGCCGAAGAACTCGTCGCGCTGGGGGTCGACGTCAACGCGCGGACGGTCGCCAAGTACTCCTACAAGCCGTCCTTCGTCGGCTGGGACGTGCAGGGCATGGAAAGCGACGTCCCCGCCGGCGCGACACCGGTCTCGCCGGCGCGTCAGCTGCACCGGAAGAACCGGTGGGTGAGCGGCAACCGCTACGCGGAACTGCCCGAATACCTGATCGGCAAGGGCGCCGTGCAATGA
- a CDS encoding type II toxin-antitoxin system prevent-host-death family antitoxin, translating into MTTCTVAHAKAHLSELLDRVEKGEELVITRRGKPVASLAPIRPAPRGPDWTAIRAFRESLPTGGSTATELVRASRESRF; encoded by the coding sequence ATGACCACCTGTACCGTTGCCCACGCCAAGGCCCATCTCTCCGAGCTGCTCGACCGCGTCGAGAAGGGTGAGGAACTCGTCATCACGCGCCGCGGCAAGCCGGTGGCGAGCCTGGCGCCGATCCGCCCTGCGCCGCGCGGCCCCGACTGGACGGCAATCCGCGCCTTCCGCGAGTCGCTCCCGACAGGCGGCAGTACGGCGACCGAGTTGGTGCGGGCATCGCGCGAATCGCGCTTCTGA
- a CDS encoding type II toxin-antitoxin system VapC family toxin codes for MLYLDTAVVLTLFVGERTSGAVESWLAQRPQLLAFSDWGLTECASALGIKCRRRELDAETAARAFAAIAAFARQSCERIVCAAQHQAEAQAMLGRFDLNLRAGDALHLAMCRHAGATLLAYDTLLLAAASALGIKALNPLGRG; via the coding sequence ATGCTGTACCTCGATACCGCTGTAGTTCTGACGCTGTTCGTCGGCGAGCGCACGTCGGGTGCGGTGGAATCGTGGCTGGCGCAGCGGCCACAGCTGCTTGCCTTCAGCGATTGGGGTCTGACTGAATGCGCGTCGGCGCTTGGTATCAAGTGCCGCCGCAGGGAGCTGGACGCGGAAACGGCGGCGCGAGCCTTTGCGGCGATCGCCGCCTTTGCCCGTCAATCCTGTGAGCGGATCGTCTGCGCCGCACAACATCAGGCTGAGGCGCAGGCGATGCTGGGTCGCTTCGACCTCAACCTGCGTGCGGGCGATGCGCTGCATCTGGCGATGTGCCGACATGCCGGCGCTACGCTGCTTGCCTACGACACCCTGCTGCTCGCCGCGGCCAGCGCTCTGGGGATCAAGGCGCTCAACCCGCTTGGCCGTGGTTGA
- a CDS encoding META domain-containing protein: MSGRAALLGGLLLAGLSAMAPAASHELAGTSWQLLAVQSMDDAQGTTRVHEPGRFTLEFGRDGRAALRLDCNRGSGTYHVQAAADGSSGTLSFGPIAATRAMCPPPHLDERIARDLAHVRSYLLKDGRLYLSLLADGGIYEWAPLAPLSGAAARQDNERIVRPVQFGKGSNSTVIGARIVGRQYIDYELRAGAGQRMTVSLEGSNGATYFNLLPPAAHDAAMAIGEQIGNRFDGLLPDDGVYTVRVFLYRAAARRNEVSDFTLAIGVTGTPLRPVPAATDAVLPGTRHHARTTTPCEPLYSQARSCEALVVRRGFEGTATVVLRWDGDRQRRILFVRGEPKAADAPQAMSFTRNERGWRVSFNGEEHFEIPEPLVYGG, translated from the coding sequence ATGAGCGGCCGCGCTGCGCTGCTCGGCGGGCTGCTTCTCGCCGGCCTGTCGGCCATGGCGCCGGCGGCCAGCCACGAACTGGCGGGAACGTCCTGGCAGTTGCTCGCCGTCCAGTCGATGGATGACGCGCAGGGCACCACGCGCGTGCACGAGCCGGGCCGATTCACGCTCGAGTTCGGGCGCGACGGGCGCGCCGCGCTGCGCCTCGACTGCAACCGCGGCAGTGGTACTTACCACGTGCAAGCGGCCGCCGACGGGTCGTCCGGCACGCTGAGCTTCGGCCCGATCGCCGCGACGCGCGCGATGTGCCCGCCGCCGCATCTCGACGAACGTATCGCGCGCGACCTCGCGCATGTCCGTTCGTACCTGCTCAAGGATGGCAGGCTCTACCTCTCGCTGCTGGCCGACGGCGGCATCTACGAGTGGGCGCCGCTGGCACCACTGTCCGGCGCCGCTGCCAGGCAGGACAACGAGCGCATCGTCAGGCCCGTGCAGTTTGGCAAGGGCAGCAACTCGACGGTGATTGGCGCGCGCATCGTCGGCCGTCAGTACATCGATTACGAGCTGCGCGCCGGTGCCGGCCAGCGCATGACGGTGAGCCTCGAGGGAAGCAACGGCGCGACCTACTTCAACCTGCTGCCGCCCGCTGCGCACGATGCCGCGATGGCGATCGGCGAGCAGATCGGCAACCGCTTCGACGGACTGTTGCCGGATGACGGGGTCTACACGGTCCGCGTGTTCCTGTACCGCGCAGCCGCACGTCGCAACGAGGTGAGCGACTTCACGCTGGCGATCGGCGTCACCGGAACACCGCTCAGGCCGGTGCCGGCGGCGACCGATGCCGTGCTGCCCGGTACCCGCCATCACGCCAGGACGACGACGCCATGCGAACCGCTGTACTCGCAGGCGCGCAGCTGCGAGGCTCTGGTCGTGCGGCGCGGCTTCGAAGGCACGGCGACCGTCGTGCTGCGCTGGGATGGCGACCGCCAGCGACGCATCCTCTTCGTCCGGGGCGAGCCGAAGGCGGCGGACGCACCGCAGGCGATGAGCTTCACACGCAACGAGCGCGGCTGGCGGGTGAGCTTCAACGGCGAGGAGCACTTCGAGATTCCCGAGCCGCTGGTGTATGGCGGCTGA
- a CDS encoding type II toxin-antitoxin system RelE/ParE family toxin, with the protein MKLVVAPLALAELHDAATFYALQATAELGPAFVAEFERTANLVLANPLLGAVFRDTRRRYTLRRFPYSIIHQVGAEEIWILAVAHHRRRPGYWGHRK; encoded by the coding sequence ATGAAGCTCGTCGTTGCGCCGCTGGCGCTCGCCGAACTACACGATGCGGCCACGTTCTATGCGCTGCAAGCGACTGCTGAGCTTGGTCCCGCGTTTGTGGCGGAGTTTGAGCGAACGGCCAATCTCGTCTTGGCCAATCCTCTGCTTGGCGCGGTATTCCGTGACACTCGTCGTCGATATACTCTCCGTCGGTTCCCATACAGCATCATCCATCAGGTTGGCGCAGAGGAGATTTGGATTCTTGCCGTCGCGCATCACCGGCGGCGCCCAGGCTACTGGGGGCATCGGAAGTAG
- a CDS encoding addiction module protein, with amino-acid sequence MLQAEALQLTPGERAALAQPLLASLDEDADIEEAWAVETALRISDIESGVVQVIPIADALAQVRASLK; translated from the coding sequence ATGCTGCAAGCCGAAGCCCTGCAGCTGACACCCGGCGAGCGCGCAGCTTTGGCCCAGCCATTGCTTGCCAGTCTCGACGAAGATGCTGACATTGAGGAAGCGTGGGCGGTGGAAACTGCGCTGAGGATTTCTGATATCGAGAGCGGAGTGGTGCAGGTCATTCCAATTGCTGACGCGCTTGCACAGGTACGTGCATCGCTGAAATGA
- a CDS encoding DUF1294 domain-containing protein, whose protein sequence is MRIEGVIKSWNDERGFGFIEPTQGGQEIFVHVKAFRTRAERPKIGQLVSFEVELGTEGKKRAKNVEPIRVVRSRRSVERDSPAQWGTATLFAIPAFLILFAIVAVLWRPPRLVAGIYVGVSMITFIAYFFDKSAATRGAWRTSETTLHSLSLIGGWPGALLAQQFLRHKTVKAEFRAVFWGTVAVNVIAFVVLCSPVGRSLWAAQ, encoded by the coding sequence ATGCGAATCGAAGGCGTCATCAAATCCTGGAACGACGAACGCGGCTTCGGCTTCATCGAGCCAACGCAGGGCGGACAGGAGATCTTTGTTCACGTCAAAGCCTTCCGTACCCGCGCTGAGCGCCCAAAGATTGGTCAGCTCGTTTCATTCGAGGTTGAGCTTGGCACAGAGGGCAAGAAGCGCGCCAAGAACGTCGAACCAATCCGAGTCGTTCGCAGCCGCCGAAGTGTCGAACGTGATTCCCCTGCGCAGTGGGGTACTGCCACGCTATTCGCCATCCCCGCGTTTCTCATTCTCTTCGCCATCGTTGCCGTGCTATGGAGACCGCCGCGCCTGGTCGCAGGCATCTACGTGGGGGTGAGTATGATCACCTTCATTGCTTACTTCTTTGATAAGTCGGCCGCCACGCGTGGCGCCTGGCGGACGTCAGAGACCACCCTTCACAGCCTCTCACTCATCGGTGGCTGGCCAGGTGCTTTGCTTGCGCAGCAGTTCCTTCGCCACAAGACCGTCAAGGCCGAGTTCCGGGCAGTGTTTTGGGGCACAGTTGCAGTCAATGTCATCGCCTTTGTTGTACTGTGTTCCCCAGTGGGCCGGTCGCTATGGGCAGCACAATGA
- a CDS encoding maturase produces the protein MAGKAIDKLNDRVREPTRWTRGSTFAAVVAELGETLPGWKAYFGIAEVLSPLRDLDKWVRRKLRCHLWKQWGRAGYRELRKRGVSVREAWHTSKSAHGPFAAAARLLR, from the coding sequence GTGGCCGGCAAGGCCATCGACAAGCTCAACGACCGCGTGCGGGAACCGACCCGTTGGACGCGAGGCAGTACCTTCGCCGCCGTCGTCGCAGAGCTTGGAGAAACCCTGCCTGGTTGGAAAGCGTACTTCGGAATCGCCGAAGTGCTGAGCCCTTTGCGCGACCTCGACAAGTGGGTACGACGCAAGTTACGCTGCCATCTCTGGAAGCAATGGGGTCGAGCGGGCTATCGGGAACTGCGCAAACGCGGCGTGTCTGTGCGTGAAGCGTGGCATACCAGCAAGTCCGCACACGGTCCATTTGCGGCCGCGGCCCGATTACTTCGCTAA
- a CDS encoding DUF488 domain-containing protein yields the protein MFTIGFTKKSAEAFFGKLTRSGAKRVVDVRLNNVSQLAGFAKRNDLQFFLREICHMDYVHVPELTPTQDILDEYKKNKGDWGVYEQKFLELMRKREIEKKIDPAVIADGCLLCSEDKPHYCHRRLVAEYLKSHWGDVEVSHIV from the coding sequence CTGTTCACCATCGGATTCACCAAGAAGTCGGCGGAAGCCTTCTTCGGCAAGCTGACGCGTTCTGGTGCGAAACGTGTGGTGGATGTGCGTCTCAACAACGTCTCGCAACTGGCCGGATTTGCCAAGCGCAATGACCTGCAGTTCTTCCTGCGCGAGATTTGCCACATGGACTACGTCCATGTGCCGGAGCTGACCCCGACGCAGGACATCCTCGACGAGTACAAGAAGAATAAGGGCGACTGGGGCGTGTACGAGCAGAAGTTTCTGGAGTTGATGCGCAAGCGCGAGATCGAGAAGAAGATTGACCCGGCCGTGATCGCGGACGGCTGCCTGCTCTGCAGCGAGGACAAGCCGCATTACTGTCACCGGCGGCTGGTCGCCGAGTACCTCAAGTCGCATTGGGGCGACGTTGAGGTTTCGCACATCGTGTGA
- a CDS encoding DUF488 domain-containing protein, protein MTSPITIYTVGHSTHTIEKFLDLLELNRVTAIADVRSSPFSRHNPQFNKDTLSGELKKHGIAYVFVGKELGARSEDPACYAGGKVRYDRLAQTSIFKSGIDRVLNGAQKYRIALMCAEKEPLDCHRTLLVSRALELLGVSIVHILLDGSTEAHPHTMARLLDLVGLPQVDMFHSHDELVATACELREQKIAYVDEALIEQERA, encoded by the coding sequence ATGACCAGTCCAATCACCATATACACCGTCGGACATTCGACCCACACCATCGAGAAATTTCTCGATCTACTCGAACTGAACCGCGTGACCGCCATTGCGGACGTTCGCTCCAGCCCCTTCAGCCGCCACAATCCGCAGTTCAACAAGGACACGCTGTCCGGCGAGTTAAAGAAGCACGGCATCGCCTATGTCTTCGTCGGCAAGGAGTTGGGCGCCCGTTCAGAGGATCCCGCCTGCTACGCGGGCGGCAAAGTGCGGTATGACCGTCTGGCTCAGACATCGATCTTCAAATCGGGCATCGACAGAGTGCTGAACGGAGCGCAGAAGTACCGCATCGCGCTGATGTGCGCCGAGAAAGAGCCGCTGGATTGCCACCGTACCCTTCTGGTCAGCCGTGCCCTGGAACTACTCGGGGTGTCCATCGTTCACATCCTTTTGGACGGGAGTACCGAGGCCCATCCGCATACGATGGCCCGGCTGCTTGATCTGGTCGGACTGCCGCAGGTGGACATGTTCCACAGCCACGACGAGCTGGTGGCGACGGCCTGTGAGCTGCGGGAACAGAAGATTGCGTACGTGGATGAAGCCCTCATTGAGCAGGAACGAGCGTGA